Proteins from one Vibrio coralliirubri genomic window:
- a CDS encoding DMT family transporter has protein sequence MSQHHPIQGASWMLTAGLAFAVINSLTQIASIHFGLTSTTVAVIQYAIALFAILPYLKTLGIRRALKTDNLKLHVFRVFLSVIGIQLWIWALAYPVPIWQGIALLMTSPLFATIGSGLFLKEKVGAARWGATLAGFVGAMVILEPWAEDFNWATLLPVGAAFFWACYSLMVKKLSSQDSPSTMVVYLLLLITPFNILLAAPDWQTPSGGTIWAILIVIGVMTALAQWAIVKAYSVADASFVQPFDHAKLPLNVLAGWIVFSWVPPGRLWLGAAIIIASVAFITHWETKKPSKVKKV, from the coding sequence ATGTCACAACACCATCCGATCCAAGGCGCTAGCTGGATGCTAACTGCAGGCCTAGCCTTTGCCGTTATTAACAGCCTAACTCAAATTGCTAGCATTCATTTCGGACTTACTTCTACCACCGTTGCCGTTATTCAATACGCCATCGCGTTGTTCGCTATTCTTCCTTATCTGAAAACGCTGGGCATTCGTCGCGCGCTAAAAACCGACAACCTCAAATTGCACGTATTCCGTGTCTTCTTGTCTGTTATTGGTATTCAACTTTGGATATGGGCACTGGCTTACCCAGTACCAATTTGGCAAGGTATTGCCCTTCTCATGACGTCGCCATTGTTTGCAACCATAGGTTCAGGGCTTTTCTTAAAAGAGAAAGTTGGGGCTGCTCGCTGGGGCGCAACCTTAGCCGGCTTCGTAGGTGCGATGGTGATTCTAGAGCCGTGGGCTGAAGATTTTAACTGGGCAACGTTATTACCAGTCGGTGCCGCTTTCTTCTGGGCATGCTACTCACTCATGGTGAAAAAGCTATCTTCGCAAGACAGCCCTTCAACCATGGTGGTGTACCTGCTGCTATTAATCACACCATTTAACATCCTGCTTGCCGCGCCAGATTGGCAGACGCCAAGCGGCGGTACAATTTGGGCTATATTGATTGTTATCGGTGTTATGACGGCACTCGCTCAATGGGCGATTGTAAAAGCCTACTCAGTCGCTGATGCTTCGTTTGTGCAACCTTTTGACCACGCCAAATTACCGCTAAATGTTTTAGCAGGTTGGATTGTGTTTAGTTGGGTTCCACCGGGTCGTTTATGGCTAGGGGCTGCTATTATTATTGCGTCAGTTGCATTTATAACGCACTGGGAAACCAAAAAACCTTCAAAAGTGAAGAAAGTTTAA
- a CDS encoding multidrug effflux MFS transporter, which yields MSQSTFKKTPLLLAMMIIATGQVGVSIYLPALPLIASDLSATQVDVQLLVTLFLVGFGLSQLFYGPMSDAVGRRPIFLLGQGVYLIGTVVCVVFSDNMTALEVGRLLQGLGAGSASVLGRSVLRDSYDGSQLTKALSYISITASIMPIIAPVFGGWISFHLGWQAVFLFVLLYLLAIFTLGYFVLHETLPYGKSRFDACQVVKNYGRLLTNRQVLTSASYNWMSYMASLVSLSLFPFLMQEQLGLTAAEYGSLMIVPSAGLLIGSVALNLLNRRFSTPQLMSLAILIILASGTWLLTHELSIFNLVWAFTWLAIAQGISFPLSISMLLEPHKKQAGAVSALSGSIQMCLAGLLGGYLVESWVTTHLQLGVFYLIIGAAMGGVLWSSTKMNNKGDTVEVEYS from the coding sequence TTGAGCCAATCGACCTTTAAAAAAACACCGTTACTCTTAGCAATGATGATTATTGCTACGGGGCAGGTGGGTGTGAGCATCTACTTGCCAGCATTACCGTTAATTGCTTCTGACTTAAGTGCTACTCAAGTCGATGTACAGCTGCTCGTCACGCTGTTTCTAGTGGGTTTTGGCTTGTCTCAGCTATTTTACGGACCGATGTCCGATGCGGTGGGAAGAAGACCTATTTTCTTATTAGGTCAGGGTGTTTATTTGATTGGTACAGTCGTTTGTGTTGTGTTTTCTGACAATATGACGGCGCTAGAAGTTGGTCGCTTGCTGCAAGGTTTGGGGGCGGGTAGTGCCTCGGTTCTTGGGCGAAGTGTGCTTCGTGACAGCTATGATGGTTCTCAGCTTACCAAAGCGCTGTCTTATATCTCGATCACTGCTTCGATTATGCCGATCATTGCGCCGGTATTCGGTGGTTGGATTTCATTTCACCTCGGTTGGCAGGCGGTGTTCCTGTTCGTTCTATTGTACCTATTAGCGATATTCACACTGGGTTACTTTGTTCTGCATGAAACTTTGCCATACGGAAAGAGCCGCTTTGATGCGTGCCAAGTAGTGAAGAACTACGGACGCTTGTTGACCAATCGCCAAGTGTTGACCAGTGCCAGTTACAACTGGATGAGCTACATGGCGAGTTTGGTATCGCTTTCGTTGTTTCCATTCTTAATGCAAGAGCAATTGGGGCTGACTGCCGCTGAATATGGTTCATTGATGATTGTTCCTTCGGCGGGCTTACTGATAGGTAGCGTCGCTTTAAACTTACTCAATCGTAGGTTTAGTACGCCCCAATTGATGAGCTTAGCTATTTTGATTATCTTGGCATCGGGAACTTGGCTTCTTACTCATGAGTTATCCATCTTTAACTTAGTTTGGGCGTTTACTTGGTTGGCGATAGCACAAGGCATTTCGTTCCCACTATCAATCAGCATGTTATTAGAACCTCATAAGAAACAAGCGGGCGCAGTGTCGGCATTGTCGGGCTCTATTCAGATGTGTTTAGCGGGTTTATTGGGTGGGTATCTAGTAGAAAGTTGGGTCACGACTCATCTACAGTTAGGCGTGTTCTACCTCATTATTGGCGCAGCAATGGGCGGAGTGCTTTGGTCTTCAACCAAAATGAACAACAAAGGCGATACTGTTGAAGTGGAATATAGCTAA
- a CDS encoding succinylglutamate desuccinylase/aspartoacylase family protein: MKTEYLGDVLQGRQVIGSLNVEDLPVGEHQFWFQVTSDGLGQPKNMPVSVFKGSQEGPKLMITAGIHGDELNGVLAAQQIIRDLVGKTLKGTVTIVPTVNLSGLLNHSRDFISSDPGSCPANLNRLFPGDANGLAAERFVASLWERLLKHNATFAVDLHTQTRGAVYPLYVFADYRIEQCLEMARLMQPDCVLNDPGDPGILETVWNRSGIPSITVEVGMGKFTQPDMIQRAVDGVFNMLSYYEMFEIEINHPEKMQLPSMDWIEGNDVVSIRADIGGFVLPQVELLQSVEQDDLLAIQYDAFGNECRRYHAPSAGRVLSYNVDALREPGALVCRLLS, encoded by the coding sequence ATGAAAACAGAGTACTTAGGCGATGTTTTACAAGGTAGGCAGGTTATTGGCTCCTTGAATGTTGAAGACCTACCCGTTGGAGAGCACCAGTTTTGGTTTCAAGTCACCAGTGATGGGCTAGGGCAACCTAAGAACATGCCGGTTTCTGTTTTCAAAGGCAGTCAAGAAGGACCTAAGTTGATGATCACCGCCGGTATTCACGGTGATGAGCTAAACGGAGTGTTGGCTGCACAGCAAATTATCAGGGACTTAGTCGGTAAAACGCTCAAAGGTACGGTAACGATTGTGCCTACTGTGAATTTGTCTGGCTTGCTGAACCATAGCCGTGATTTCATTTCTTCGGATCCGGGTTCTTGCCCTGCTAACCTCAATCGACTCTTTCCGGGTGATGCGAATGGCTTAGCTGCGGAACGCTTTGTTGCGTCTTTGTGGGAGCGTTTGCTTAAGCATAATGCTACCTTCGCTGTTGATCTCCACACTCAAACTCGTGGTGCAGTCTACCCACTTTATGTGTTTGCTGATTACCGAATTGAGCAATGTTTGGAGATGGCGAGGCTGATGCAGCCCGATTGTGTTCTGAATGACCCTGGCGACCCAGGTATTTTAGAAACAGTTTGGAATCGAAGTGGAATTCCGAGCATCACGGTGGAAGTTGGGATGGGGAAATTTACTCAGCCTGACATGATTCAACGAGCGGTAGACGGTGTTTTTAACATGCTGTCTTATTATGAAATGTTCGAGATTGAAATAAATCATCCCGAGAAAATGCAACTGCCGAGCATGGATTGGATAGAGGGTAATGATGTGGTTTCTATCCGCGCTGATATTGGTGGCTTTGTATTGCCGCAGGTTGAGCTTCTACAGAGCGTAGAACAAGATGATCTGTTGGCCATTCAATATGACGCTTTTGGTAATGAGTGTCGCCGTTATCACGCGCCGTCTGCTGGACGTGTCCTTAGCTATAACGTGGATGCGTTAAGGGAGCCGGGTGCGCTTGTTTGTCGCTTGCTAAGTTAG
- a CDS encoding glutaredoxin domain-containing protein has translation MKKPVKITLYRWAGSWGPFKVNIPCGECTLTKDILKDTFENELADVDVELEVKDWLSHWWEPLKLGSWHAPILVVEGKVVSQGEALNRGVLVQSVIKEWTKRDSLKGNIVYGKATCPFCVKAKKMLDEAGVEYQYHDVVKDSAALYRMIPEVKAHIGEKTPVTVPQIWLDGKYIGGADNLEAWMKENGLDSIPNNVVDLSNQSAG, from the coding sequence ATGAAGAAACCAGTCAAGATTACACTATACCGTTGGGCAGGCAGCTGGGGTCCATTTAAAGTTAATATCCCATGTGGGGAATGTACCCTTACCAAAGACATTCTGAAGGATACTTTTGAGAATGAGTTGGCCGATGTCGATGTCGAATTGGAAGTGAAAGATTGGTTGTCTCACTGGTGGGAGCCGCTAAAACTAGGCTCTTGGCATGCGCCAATCCTTGTTGTTGAAGGCAAAGTGGTCAGCCAAGGTGAAGCGCTGAATCGCGGTGTGTTAGTCCAATCGGTGATCAAAGAGTGGACCAAACGAGACAGCCTAAAAGGCAACATCGTTTATGGTAAGGCGACCTGCCCATTCTGTGTTAAAGCAAAGAAAATGTTGGATGAAGCGGGTGTTGAATACCAATACCACGATGTCGTAAAAGATAGCGCCGCTTTGTACCGTATGATTCCAGAGGTAAAAGCACACATTGGTGAGAAAACACCGGTCACCGTCCCGCAGATCTGGCTTGATGGTAAATACATCGGTGGTGCCGACAACTTAGAAGCGTGGATGAAAGAGAATGGCTTAGATAGCATCCCTAATAATGTGGTCGACTTATCCAATCAATCTGCTGGCTGA
- a CDS encoding LysR family transcriptional regulator: protein MDWILNVKSYVRVVEEGSFNGAARKLNTTSSAISKRVNWLEERIGTQLLKRTTRSISQTEAGALFYLRAKDQLDNWQSIIDETRSVNQTPAGLLKIGATIAVGSKFLVQYMDDFLEKYPDIKVQLITTTPGQLPELGLDLVISRELEQLNSLSFKKTPLFEHKASFYAAPSYLAKHGYPANEQDLEQHNSLIWGERPTREVTLTKGQRITLNGNFATTNPEALFHAAKRGMGVLLTIKAMIKEDLKQGTLVPVLPNITADEVMVYAYYPKLDYSHTRTKLFLDHLKDRLDKERSTQAL from the coding sequence ATGGATTGGATTCTTAACGTAAAAAGCTATGTCAGAGTAGTGGAAGAAGGCAGCTTCAATGGTGCAGCTCGAAAACTAAACACCACCAGCTCGGCGATCAGCAAAAGAGTGAACTGGCTAGAAGAGCGTATTGGCACTCAACTGTTAAAGCGCACCACGCGCTCAATTAGTCAAACCGAAGCGGGCGCACTCTTTTACCTGCGAGCCAAGGATCAGCTCGACAATTGGCAGTCCATTATTGATGAGACACGCTCAGTCAACCAAACCCCTGCAGGCCTATTAAAGATAGGTGCAACGATTGCGGTTGGCTCTAAATTTCTCGTGCAATACATGGACGACTTCTTAGAAAAATACCCAGACATTAAGGTACAGCTGATCACGACCACACCAGGGCAATTACCAGAGCTGGGCTTGGATCTGGTGATCAGTCGTGAACTGGAACAGCTCAACTCGTTAAGCTTTAAGAAAACACCGCTGTTTGAACACAAAGCCAGCTTCTATGCAGCGCCAAGCTATTTAGCTAAACATGGTTACCCCGCCAACGAGCAGGACTTAGAACAGCACAACTCTTTGATTTGGGGAGAGCGCCCTACCCGAGAAGTCACGCTCACCAAAGGGCAGCGCATCACCCTTAATGGTAACTTTGCGACCACCAATCCAGAGGCTTTGTTTCATGCTGCGAAACGAGGAATGGGCGTACTATTAACCATCAAAGCGATGATCAAAGAGGATCTAAAACAAGGGACATTAGTTCCAGTATTGCCAAATATTACTGCCGACGAAGTGATGGTTTACGCGTACTACCCTAAGCTTGATTACTCGCATACGCGAACCAAGCTCTTTTTGGACCATCTGAAAGATAGACTAGACAAAGAGCGTAGCACGCAAGCTCTGTGA
- a CDS encoding porin, protein MKKAVLASAVVAALVSGSSLAATVYSSDGTELKIGGRAEFRGDFIGSGGAEVEGTMEDKTRFRLNLGGKTELTDTVTAFGFYEAEQSTGDSEFDNRYMYAGVDFDGQALSVGRQDMASVIVSDFTDITEFSGVQQVIDAASDKEDSVFAYRGGFDALQLEATYQANSEKDSDGYGISGVYSLPFGLDLGLAYSGEDLGAGAGSANQILAGLAYSLDNLYLAATYSTGDSDDKAVGADVESFTAMEFAAQYKFTKQFSAAVVYTYQEDEAANGSTADSVDGIELAGYYKLNSNFRTYLAYYINGLDEEKSLITGLTTEGEDTLRLGVRYDF, encoded by the coding sequence ATGAAAAAGGCAGTTCTAGCTTCTGCAGTGGTAGCGGCACTAGTTTCAGGTTCATCTCTAGCAGCAACAGTTTACAGCTCTGATGGTACAGAACTTAAAATTGGCGGTCGTGCGGAATTCCGTGGTGATTTCATTGGTTCAGGCGGTGCTGAAGTTGAAGGTACAATGGAAGATAAAACTCGTTTCCGTTTAAACCTTGGTGGTAAAACAGAACTTACAGATACTGTAACAGCATTCGGTTTCTACGAAGCAGAGCAAAGCACTGGTGACAGTGAGTTTGATAACCGTTACATGTACGCTGGTGTTGATTTCGATGGCCAAGCACTTTCTGTCGGTCGTCAAGACATGGCTTCAGTAATCGTATCTGACTTTACGGATATCACTGAGTTCTCTGGTGTTCAGCAAGTAATCGACGCAGCTTCTGACAAAGAAGATAGCGTATTTGCATACCGTGGTGGCTTTGACGCACTTCAATTAGAAGCGACTTATCAAGCAAATAGCGAAAAAGACTCAGACGGCTACGGCATTTCTGGTGTTTACTCACTACCATTCGGTCTTGACCTTGGTCTTGCATACTCTGGCGAAGATCTAGGTGCTGGTGCAGGTAGCGCAAACCAAATCCTTGCAGGTCTAGCATACTCTCTAGATAACCTTTACCTAGCAGCAACCTACTCTACAGGTGATTCAGACGATAAAGCAGTTGGCGCAGATGTTGAGTCATTCACTGCAATGGAATTCGCAGCACAGTATAAATTCACTAAGCAGTTTTCTGCTGCTGTAGTGTACACATATCAAGAAGATGAAGCGGCAAACGGTTCTACAGCAGATTCTGTTGATGGCATCGAGCTAGCAGGCTACTACAAGCTGAACAGCAACTTCCGTACATACCTTGCATACTACATCAATGGTTTGGACGAAGAGAAAAGCCTAATTACAGGTCTAACAACTGAAGGTGAAGACACACTTCGCCTAGGTGTACGTTACGACTTCTAA
- a CDS encoding DsbA family protein: MKKHLISALILGSLMSTNAFAELNKEQTQQLEEINQFLKENPSTISGLHTSLEQYVAGQEQAKKAQAESHDWLYNNDAHPILGNPDGKSVIVNFTDYNCPFCKRLEKGLTQLTSENSDIKVINVYLSFKQQQVSGLNTNAALYAMKVWKDNPEAFPEVDRLLMAKSGSHTKSSLQAVAKKTGTEAQLDTTTEQSNTLMTNHQTFSALGLTGTPTLMMNGQILPGYVPYDRLKEIVDDAF, encoded by the coding sequence ATGAAAAAGCATCTGATAAGCGCACTGATTTTAGGCTCACTAATGAGTACTAATGCCTTCGCAGAATTAAACAAAGAACAAACTCAACAACTTGAAGAAATTAATCAATTCCTGAAAGAAAACCCATCGACGATCTCTGGATTGCATACCAGTTTAGAGCAGTACGTAGCAGGTCAAGAGCAAGCGAAGAAAGCCCAAGCTGAGAGCCATGATTGGTTATACAACAATGACGCTCACCCGATCCTTGGCAATCCAGATGGCAAATCGGTCATCGTTAATTTTACCGACTACAACTGTCCTTTCTGTAAGCGCTTAGAAAAAGGGTTAACTCAACTCACCTCTGAAAATAGCGACATTAAGGTAATCAATGTCTACCTATCATTTAAGCAGCAACAGGTTTCGGGTCTAAACACCAACGCAGCGCTATACGCGATGAAAGTATGGAAAGATAATCCAGAAGCGTTCCCTGAAGTAGACCGACTATTAATGGCGAAAAGCGGTAGCCACACAAAATCGTCACTGCAAGCTGTAGCCAAGAAGACGGGAACAGAAGCGCAACTAGACACCACCACAGAACAAAGCAACACGCTAATGACCAACCACCAAACCTTTAGCGCATTGGGTTTAACTGGCACACCAACATTAATGATGAACGGGCAGATCTTACCGGGATACGTGCCTTACGACCGATTAAAAGAGATCGTAGATGACGCTTTTTAA